TCTGCAATTAGTGGAGCAGGTTAAGGCGATCGCAACAGAAAAAAACATCACTCCAAGCCAACTGGCTTTAGCTTGGTTACTGGCACAGGGAGAGGATATTGTACCGATTCCTGGCACTAAGCGTCGCACCTATTTGGAGGAAAATGC
The Planktothrix sp. FACHB-1365 DNA segment above includes these coding regions:
- a CDS encoding aldo/keto reductase, with the translated sequence MTSVGSTKHPYSPSNQGDNFYKNLQLVEQVKAIATEKNITPSQLALAWLLAQGEDIVPIPGTKRRTYLEENAAATQFMTHIPQIGVKFPTNSKKLKWV